CATATTTATCAAATGAATTATATGAAATCAAAAAATCAAAAATACCTTATAATATAATTGATCCTTCTAACTATGATTTAGCCACTTTTAGTCTTAATTTATTTGCCCTAAAAAGTACAGTAGATAAGAATCCAGAAGAAATAAGAAAATTTATTGATGCTACAGATAAAGGTTGGGAATATGCCTTTGCACATAAAAAAGAGGTTGTTGATATTATTTATAACAAATACTCAAAACTAAAATCAAAAGATGCACTGCTATTTGAAGCAAATGAAGTTGAAAAGCTGATGATGCCAAATATATATGCAATAGGTAGTATTAGAAATGAATTTATAGGAATCATACTTAAAAAATTAGTAAATTCTAATTTAAATAAAAATATTACGGTTAAAGATATCGTATTTAAAAGAAACTATTATAAAAAGAGTGATATCTTAAGTACGAAAAATAGAGAGTATTTACAAAATAAAAAGAAAATCAATGTTTGTATTGACCCTAATTGGATGCCTTTAGAAAAAATACAAAATGGTAGATATGTTGGCATAAGTAGAGAATACATGGATTATTTTCAAAGTATATTACATGTGCCGATTACTTTAGTACCTACAAATAGTTGGAGTAAGAGTTTAGAAAAATTGAAAGAAAAAAAGTGCGATATCCTTTCCCTTGCCATGGATACGAAAGATAAAGAAAGATATATTAATTTTACAAAACCATATATTTCTTCAAATTTTGTTATTGTCACAAAAAGTGATCAATTATTTGTTCCTGATGTAAAAAAAATCATAGGAAAAAGAAAATTAGCAGTAGTGAAAAATTATGCTATCACTGATATTTTAAAAGAAAAATATAATTCCAATAATATTATCGAAGTAAATTCAATTGATGAGGGCTTAGAAAAAGTACTCTCAGGTGAGGTTTATGGATATATTGATTGTTTATCTGTTGTTGGATATAAAATTCAAAAAGAGTATACAAGTGAACTAAAGATTGTAGGAAAATTTGATGAAGCTTTAAATTTAAGTATTGGAGTTCGTAAAGATGATTTGGAGCTATTGGAGATTTTTAATAAATTAATAGAAAACTTTCCAGAAGATAAAAAACAAGAAATTCTAAACAAATGGGTAAATATAAAGTTTGATAAGGGTATTGATTATTCTTTATTATGGAAAGTAATTATTGGATTTTTAGTAATAATACTTCTACTTAGTTATAGACAAAAAGAGTTGATTAACAAAAATAAAAAAATAGAAGAGCAAAAAAATAGATTAAGAGAGAGTAATAATCAATTTAAAAGAATACAAAAAGAGTTGAAACAAACTTTAAAAAGTTTTGAAATGCTTATCAGTTCAACTATGGATTCGATTTTTGTAATTGAAAAAAATATTTGCATTGATATAAATGAAAATGCTATAGCACTCTTGGGATATAAAGAAAAAAAAGAGTTAATAGGAAAAAACATTTTAAACTATCTTGAAAATAGTTCAAGAAGAGAGGTTATAAAAAATTTATATATAAAAGACGAACCCTTTGAAATAAATATAAGAGACAAAGATAATAATATAATTCCTTCTTTAATAAAAGTAAAAACAACTACTTCTGAAGGGAAATCTGTTTATGTTATAAGTTTAATTGACTTAAGAGAAATAAAAGAAAAAGAGATGCTATTTTTCAAACAATCAAAAATGGCAGCAATGGGTGAGATGATTGGAAATATTGCACATCAATGGAGACAGCCATTGAGTGTGATTAGTGCAGTATCTACAGGATTAAAACTAAAACTTATGGTAGGTAAATATGATGAAGAAGATATTATCTCTTCATTGGATAGTATGAATGAATCAGCACAATACTTGTCTCAAACGATTGATGATTTTAGAAATTTTTATAAATCAGATAAAGAAAAAACTTGGGTCACATCAAATTTTATCATTGATAAAAATAAAAATCTAATAATTAGTACTTTAAAAGATAATGGAATTACCTTAGTTGTAAATAATAAGTGTGAAAATTTAGAGATAGATACCTATCTTAATGAACTGATTCAAGCAACTGTCAATATATTCAATAATGCAAAAGATGCCTTAAATTTAAATAATCAAAATAAAAATAAATTTATATTTTTTGATGTTTTTCAAGAAGATAAATATTTAGTTTTATCAATAAAAGATAATGCTGGTGGAATTCCAAAGGATATAATTGATAAAGTTTTTGAGCCATACTTTACCACAAAACATAAAAGTAATGGCACAGGTATTGGCTTATACATGACCCACCAAATTATTGAAAATCATATTAACGGAAAAATCGAACTTAGAAATGAAAAGTATGAATGGGAAAATAAAACATATAAAGGTGCTAATTTCCTCATTTATTTGCCTATTCTTTAAAGTTTTAATTATATTTAGCTATAATCGCAAGTTATGAATAAAAACAATATTATACTAATCGGTTTTATGGGTGTAGGTAAGGGTACCATTGCACGAGCTTTGTTTAAATCTAGTGGTAGATTTTCTATTGATACAGATGACTTAATAGAGAGTATCACAAAAAAGAAAATTAAAACAATTTTCAAAGATGAGGGTGAACCTTATTTTAGAGAGCTAGAAAAACAATGTGCCTTATGGTTGGAAAAATCAATTACAAACACTGTTATATCTACAGGTGGTGGATTTTATAGACAAGAAAATATTAAAAATATTGGGAAAGTTGTCTATTTAAAATCATCTTTTGAAGGTATTTTAAAAAGAATTAATGATGCTCCAAATGCAAAACAAAAACTAGATAAAAGACCACTTCTTAAAAATCTTGATGAAGCAAAAAAACTTTATGAGACAAGAATTAAAGAGTATGAAAAAATATCTGATGTAATAGTAAATGTGGAAGCTAGAGATATGGAAGATATTCTTAAAGAACTAATAAGTAAGTGTGAATGAGGAATAAATGAAAATAATAAATACTACAGATTCAAATTTTAAAGAAGAGTTTGAAAATATTTTAGCAAGAGCAAAAACAGATATTAAAGGTGTTTCTGCAATAGTTACAAATATTATTGATGAGATTGTTGAAAAGGGAAATGGTGCCATTAAAGAGCATATTTTAAAATTTGACAAATGGGAAGTAAAGCAAGATAGTGATTTGGAAATATCAGTTGAGCAGATGAAAAAAGCTTATGAAAATATTGATGAAAAATTAAAAAAATCACTTCATATAGCATATGACAGAATAAAAACTTACCATGAAAAACAACTTCCAAAATCTTGGATTGATTTTGAAAAAAATGGAAGTATCTTAGGACAAAAAGTAAGTGCAGTTGATAGAGCAGGACTTTATATCCCTGGTGGAAAAGCTGCTTATCC
This portion of the Arcobacter nitrofigilis DSM 7299 genome encodes:
- a CDS encoding ABC transporter substrate-binding protein; this translates as MKINKLLLILLLFYSTLFSKELEKISLQLNWKYQFEFAGFITAYEKGYYKDIGLDVDIREFTKDTNVIDDVTNKKADFGIFDLSLFEYYNDKKPLMLLANYMKRSGLVFVTKQDIITPYDFKNKVIMASKNELEKSILSELLKKFSIKKSDFKKIEPHHFSSEDFINGKVDIITAYLSNELYEIKKSKIPYNIIDPSNYDLATFSLNLFALKSTVDKNPEEIRKFIDATDKGWEYAFAHKKEVVDIIYNKYSKLKSKDALLFEANEVEKLMMPNIYAIGSIRNEFIGIILKKLVNSNLNKNITVKDIVFKRNYYKKSDILSTKNREYLQNKKKINVCIDPNWMPLEKIQNGRYVGISREYMDYFQSILHVPITLVPTNSWSKSLEKLKEKKCDILSLAMDTKDKERYINFTKPYISSNFVIVTKSDQLFVPDVKKIIGKRKLAVVKNYAITDILKEKYNSNNIIEVNSIDEGLEKVLSGEVYGYIDCLSVVGYKIQKEYTSELKIVGKFDEALNLSIGVRKDDLELLEIFNKLIENFPEDKKQEILNKWVNIKFDKGIDYSLLWKVIIGFLVIILLLSYRQKELINKNKKIEEQKNRLRESNNQFKRIQKELKQTLKSFEMLISSTMDSIFVIEKNICIDINENAIALLGYKEKKELIGKNILNYLENSSRREVIKNLYIKDEPFEINIRDKDNNIIPSLIKVKTTTSEGKSVYVISLIDLREIKEKEMLFFKQSKMAAMGEMIGNIAHQWRQPLSVISAVSTGLKLKLMVGKYDEEDIISSLDSMNESAQYLSQTIDDFRNFYKSDKEKTWVTSNFIIDKNKNLIISTLKDNGITLVVNNKCENLEIDTYLNELIQATVNIFNNAKDALNLNNQNKNKFIFFDVFQEDKYLVLSIKDNAGGIPKDIIDKVFEPYFTTKHKSNGTGIGLYMTHQIIENHINGKIELRNEKYEWENKTYKGANFLIYLPIL
- a CDS encoding shikimate kinase; its protein translation is MNKNNIILIGFMGVGKGTIARALFKSSGRFSIDTDDLIESITKKKIKTIFKDEGEPYFRELEKQCALWLEKSITNTVISTGGGFYRQENIKNIGKVVYLKSSFEGILKRINDAPNAKQKLDKRPLLKNLDEAKKLYETRIKEYEKISDVIVNVEARDMEDILKELISKCE